The DNA segment CTCGCCCGACGGCCACGTGGCCCTGGCCGAGGCGTCCCTGGCCGCCCAATTGTGGGGGCAGGCCCGCACCCATTTGCAGAAGGCCCTGGAACAGCGGCCGACCCGCGCCGTCTTCCAGTTGCTGGCCCGCGTCGAGCGCGAGGAGCGCAAGGACGAGGCCGCCGCCAATGTCTGGCTGATGAGGGCCGGAACCGATTCGATTCCGGAACCGTCCTGGACCTGCGGGGGCTGCGGCCATCATACCCCCGACTTCGCCGTATGCTGCCCGGCCTGCGGCGCCCCCGGCCGCCTGGAGTGGACATGACCCGATACGCCGTAACCCTGGCCGCCCTGGCGGCCCTTTGCGCCTCTCCCGCCCTGGCCGCCGACGGCAAGGCGCTGTTCGCCGCCAAGGGCTGCGTCGCCTGCCACGGCGAAGCGGGCGCCAAGCCCATCGCCGGCTCTCCCAACATCGCCGGACAGAACGCCGTCTACCTGCTGCGCCAGATGACCGAGATCGCCGACGGCACCCGTTCCTCGGCTCCGGTCAAGGTGATGAAGCCGGTGATCGACAAGACCACCCCCGACGAGCGCAAGGTGCTGGCCGAGTGGCTGGCGACGCAAAGGCCCGCCGAGGCCCAGCCGGGCGACAAGGCCAAGGCCGAGCAGGGCGCCGAGCTGTTCGACGAGAACGGCTGCATCGGCTGCCACGGCGCCGACGGCCTGAAGCCGCTGGCCGACTATCCGTTCCTCGCCGGGCAGCGCAAGGACTACCTGATGGTCCAGATCAAGGCCATCCGCGACGAGATCCGCTCGACGCGGCGCACCCGCATGATGACCGCCAACGTGCGCAAGTTCTCCGAGGCCCAGGTCGAGCAGGTGGCCGAGTTTCTTTCGCAGACGAAACGGAAATAGGCGGCCGGGATGAACTCACTTCCTCCGTCCCCCCTTCCCTTGGCCACCCTGGTTCTGGGCGGCGCCCGCTCCGGCAAGTCGGCCTATGCCGAATCCCTGTTCGGCGGCCAATCCGCCCTCTACCTCGCCACCGGCCAGGCCCTGGACGGCGAGATGGCCGAGCGTATCGACCATCACCGCCGCCGCCGGGGATCGGGCTGGAGCACGCTGGAAGAGCCCCTCGATCTCGCCGACACCCTGGACAACGTCATGCGACCCGACCGGCCGGTGCTGGTGGACTGCCTGACCATGTGGCTGTCCAATCTGATGCAGGCCGGACGCGACATCGACCATTCGGTGGAGCGCCTGTGCGAGGTTCTGACCAATCCGGCCGGGCCGGTGGTGCTGGTCTCCAACGAGGTGGGCATGGGACTGGTACCCGAGACCCGCCTGGGGCGCCAGTTCCGCGACCATCAGGGCCGGGTCAACCAGCGGGTCGCCGCCATCAGCCGCCGGGTGGTGTTCGTCGCCGCCGGCCTTCCCCTGGTTCTCAAGGATATTTCCTGATGCGCAAGGTTCCTACCACCGTCATCACCGGTTTCCTGGGGGCCGGCAAGACCACCCTGGTCCGCCACCTGCTGGCCAACAACCAGGGGCGGCGCATCGCGCTGATCGTCAACGAGTTCGGCGATATCGGAGTGGATGGCGAACTGCTGGCCGCCTGCGGCGTGGCGGGCTGTGCCGAGGAGGACATCGTCGAACTGGCCAACGGCTGCCTGTGCTGCACCGTGGCCGACGAGTTCCTGCCCACCATGCAGGCCCTGCTGGACCGCCCCAACCCGCCCGACCACATCGTCATCGAGACCTCGGGCCTGGCGCTGCCCAAGCCGCTGGTCAAGGCCTTCCACTGGCCGGAAATCCGCTCGAGGGTCACCGTGGACGGCGTGGTGGCGGTGGTCGACGCCCCGGCGGCGGCCGCCGGCCGCTTCGCCTCGACGCCGGAGGAGATGGCGCGGCCCGACCACGACAATCCGCTGGAGGAGGTGTTCGAGGACCAGCTGGCCTGCGCCGACCTGATCCTCCTCAACAAATCCGATCTGATGGAGGCCGCCGCCCTGGCGGTCCTGCAAGGCGACATCGAGGCGCGGCTGCGCCCCGGCGTCAAGACCCAGCCCACCCGCATGTCGGCCATCGATCCGGTGGTGGTGCTGGGCCTGTCGGCCGCCGCCGAGGAGGACCTGGCCGCCCGCCCGTCCCACCATGACGCCGAGGACGGCCACGATCACGACGACTTCGAAAGCTTCGCCGTCCGCCTGCCGGTGGTCGACGATCCGGCCATCATCGAGGCCCGCGCCGTGGCCGCCATCGCCGCCCACGACATCCTGCGCCTCAAGGGCTTCCTGGCGATCACCGGCAAGCCGGCCCGCCACGTCATCCAGGCGGTCGGTACGAGAGTGGAACGATATTTCGACCGCCCGTGGAAGGCCGACGAGGAGCGCGTCGGCACCCTGGTGGTGATCGGCCGCACCGGCCTCGACCGCACGGCCATCGAGGCGATACTCCGTGGCTGACAATCCGGCGGGTTTGACATGTCTCTCCGGCACAAGGCCTTCCTCAGGCACGGATTGACACGGATGCCGGCATTGCCGGCCACGGATGATGGTGTGGACGGCCCCTGCTCACCGGCATCGAAGTGCCCTAACGTGGTCGTTTCTGAGACGCCACAAAGAGGGGGCCGCCCATGAGCGAGATTATCAGGATTGCGATCGACCTGTCGAAGGGCGCGTTTGCGCTGCACGGGGTGAATGCGGATGAAGAAGCGATTTTGTGCCGTCAGTTGAAGCGCGGCCAGGTTCTCGGCTTTTTCACCAAGCTGTCGCCGTGCCTGGTGGGGATGGAGGCGTGCGCCTCGGCCCATTACTGGGCGCGGGAGATCGGGGCGCTGGGCCACGAGGTGGTGCTGGTCCCGCCGGCCTATGTGAAGCCGTACGTCAAGCGCGGCCGCAAGAACGACGCCAATGACGCCGCTGCCATTTGCGAAGCGATGGCGCGGCGCTCTGTCCCCCGGGTGCCGGTCAAGACGCCCGAGCAGCAGGCGGTGCTGATGCTTCATCGTGCCCGCAAGATGCTGGTGGGCCAGCGTACCATGCTCGCCAATGCGGTGCGGGCGCATCTGGCCGAGTTCGGCATCGTCGCGCCGTGCGGCGACAAAGCGCTCGACGGCCTGATCGCTCTTGCCGTGGATGCCGGCGATCTGGCTTTGCCGCAATTGGCGCGCGAGGCGCTGGGCATGCTGGCGGCACAGTTGCGCGATGCCGAGGCCAAGATCGATGCGCTCGAGCACGAAGTCCTGGCGGCTCAGCGCGCCGACGAGGCCTGTCGACGTCTGACGAGCATCCCGTCCATCGGTCCGGTCACCGCCAGCGCCATCGCCGCCACCATGGGCGACCCTCATCGCTTCAAGACCGGCCGCGACTTCGCCGCCTGGCTCGGCCTGGTGCCGTCGCAGCACTCGACCGGAGGCAAGACCGCCCTTGGCCCCATCACCAAGGCCGGCGACCGCTATCTCCGCTCCTTGCTCGTCGTCTGTGCCACCGGCATGTTGCGCCACCGAACCGAAAGCCCGTGGATCAAGGCGCTGCTGGAACGCATGCCGGCACGCAAGGCTACCGTCGCCATCGCCAACAAGCTGGCCCGGATCGCCTGGGCTATTCTCGCCCATGGCGGCACATATCACAGGCAAGCCGGATTGGCCGCCTGAACCAAAGTCCAACCACGGCACTTCGATTGCGAGGGCGATGAAAGCGTGATGGCGACCGGTCAGACCCACGAGCCGAAAAACCCTGTTCGTGTCCCGGCCGGTCGAGGCCGTACGGATGATTTGGGAGCGGTTCGCGGATCACATCATGGCCAGCGGCAAGGTGTGCCGCGCAAACAGGCCGGACACATGACTGCCCCAGACCGGCGGACACTGCGCCTAATTTTCCTTGCAACGCAGGGGCCGTCCACACATGATCACGGAGAATAAAAGTTCTCTCTCCGTGTCCATCCGCGAGCGGTGCCAGGCGCCGCATCCGTGTCCTCCGCGCCTTGCGACTCCGTTCCGACCGTGTCGGATCAAATCGGATGCCAGTGCCTCGGGGTGACGGGTCTGTCTACCCCTGGCGCATATTGGTGAGGAAGCCTCCCACCTCCGAACGCAGGTGCCCCGCTTCCTCCACCAGTTCGTCGGCGGCCTTGAACATGCCCGACGCCATCTCGCCGGTGGCGCTGGCCGCCTTGGACACGTCGGCGATGTTGCGGGTGATCTCGGCGTTGCCCGAGGCGGCTTCCTGCACCGAGCGCACGATCTCGTCGGTGGCGGCGCTCTGTTCCTCCACCGCCGCCGCGATGGACGATACCACCTCGTTGACCCGGTCGATGGTCTGGCCGACATTGCGGATGGTATCCACCGCCTCCTTGGAAATGGACTGGATGCCGGCGATCTGCTGGGCGATCTCGTCGGTGGCCCGTGCCGTCTGGTTGGCCAGGGTCTTGACCTCGCTGGCCACCACGGCGAAGCCCTTGCCCGCCTCGCCGGCGCGCGCCGCCTCGATGGTGGCGTTCAAGGCCAGCAGATTGGTCTGGCCGGCGATGTCGTTGATCAACTGCACCACCTCGCCGATGCGCCGCGCCGCCTCGGCCAACCCGTCCATGGTGCCGTTGGCGACGTGGATGCCGCTGACCGCCTCCGAGGTGATGGAGGCGGTCTCGGTGACCTGACGGCTGATTTCCTGCACCGAGGAGCCCAGTTGCTCGGCGGCGCTGGCTACGGTGGCGACGTTGGCGGCCGAGTGCTCGGCGGCGCTGGCGACGGCCGCGCCCTGGGAACTGGTCTGTTCGGCGGTGGCCTGCAGCGAGTTGGACAAGCTGTGCACCCGGTCGATGGAGGAACTGACCGTCGCCATGATCTTCTCCATGGCGCCGTTGAAATCCCCGATCATGCCTTCGCGCCGGGCCAGCAACTCGGCCTGCTGCTCGCGCTGGCGGCGCTGCTGGGCCTCCAGTTCCGCCGTCCGCTTCATGCCATCGCGGAACACCGCCACGGCGCGGGCCATCTCGCCCACCTCGTCCTTGCCGTCCTGGGAGGGAATCTCCACGTCGGTGCTGCCCTCGGCCAGGCGGCCCATCACTCCGGTCAGCTGGGTCACCGGCCGGGCGGTGAGCCGCGCCATGACCAGGGTGACCACGACGCCGACCCCCAGGAATATGGCCAGCACCATGAAATACTGGGTCTCGGTGCGGTCGGAGGTGGCCTTGGCGTCGCGGTAATCGTCGGCGGCGGTGGTTGCCGCCTTCTCGGTCAGCTCCCGCAGCTTGGCCCGGATGCCGTCATATTCCAGTTCGGTGGCACCCATCATGGACAGCGCCGTGACGTGGTCGCTCTGATACATGTCCAGCACGTCGGCGGCGGCCAGGGTGTAGTCCTTGACCTGCTTGGCGACGGCCGGGTCGGCCTTCAGGGATTCCAGCAGGGCCTTGGATTTCTCGCTTAAGGACTTGAGGTCGGCGCGCACCTGGGTATCGAGACCCTTGATACGGTCCTTGTCCTCCCTGGCCGCCTGCCAGCCCAGCAGGCGGTAGATATTGGATTCGATGGTGGCGGCCATGCCGTCCAGTTCGGCGGCGGTGCGGCTGTTGGCGAAGGACACGGTGACCATGCCTTCCATGGAGCGCTCCTGCCGATCCATGGCCACATGGAAAACGGCGCCCAGCACGACGATGCAGGCAACCAAAAGGAGTGGGGCGATGAAGAATTTTACGGTGATACGGGCGTCGGTAATGCGGGCGAGCACTGGAATCTCCCAGACAAGTAATGGCGATTACCGGTCCCAGGATGGTTCCGGCCCTACCGATTACTGCTCGCTTCCCTATACGAACGCATAATTATTTTATTTAGCCGCGTTCTGGCGCAACAAGATTGCCAAGGTGGTGGGGATCAGGTCAAGACCTTGTTGCCTCCAGCCGGAAAATCGCGGCCCGGGGGCATCATCTTCGCTGGTGATTTTTCCGGGCATGGCTATCCTGGCCCCAGGGAGAACGCCGTGGACAAGCTCGAAGAGCAGACCGTCAACCTGTCCGATGCCCGTGTTCTGGTTGTCGAGGACAACGAGATGAACCGGGTGTTCGCCTGCGCCGTGCTGGAGAGCATGGGGCTCAAGCGGGTGGAGTGCGCCCGCAATGGCCGCGAGGGCCTGGACAAGGTCGAGTCCTTCGCGCCCGACATCGTGCTGCTCGACCTGATGATGCCGGTGATGAACGGCGAGGAATTCCTGCGGGTGCTGCGGGCCGATCAGCGCTATCGCGCCCTGCCGGTCCTGGTGCTGTCGGCGGTGGAGGATCAGGCCACCCGCAACGCCCTGTTCGCCGCTGGGGCCAACGACTATATCGGCAAGCCCATCGATCGCCTGGAACTGGTGGCCCGCGTCGAGGTCCACCTGCGCAGCCATCTGGCC comes from the Magnetospirillum sp. 15-1 genome and includes:
- a CDS encoding tetratricopeptide repeat protein; translated protein: MKRVQELVQANPASPDGHVALAEASLAAQLWGQARTHLQKALEQRPTRAVFQLLARVEREERKDEAAANVWLMRAGTDSIPEPSWTCGGCGHHTPDFAVCCPACGAPGRLEWT
- a CDS encoding c-type cytochrome, yielding MTRYAVTLAALAALCASPALAADGKALFAAKGCVACHGEAGAKPIAGSPNIAGQNAVYLLRQMTEIADGTRSSAPVKVMKPVIDKTTPDERKVLAEWLATQRPAEAQPGDKAKAEQGAELFDENGCIGCHGADGLKPLADYPFLAGQRKDYLMVQIKAIRDEIRSTRRTRMMTANVRKFSEAQVEQVAEFLSQTKRK
- the cobU gene encoding bifunctional adenosylcobinamide kinase/adenosylcobinamide-phosphate guanylyltransferase, with translation MNSLPPSPLPLATLVLGGARSGKSAYAESLFGGQSALYLATGQALDGEMAERIDHHRRRRGSGWSTLEEPLDLADTLDNVMRPDRPVLVDCLTMWLSNLMQAGRDIDHSVERLCEVLTNPAGPVVLVSNEVGMGLVPETRLGRQFRDHQGRVNQRVAAISRRVVFVAAGLPLVLKDIS
- the cobW gene encoding cobalamin biosynthesis protein CobW translates to MRKVPTTVITGFLGAGKTTLVRHLLANNQGRRIALIVNEFGDIGVDGELLAACGVAGCAEEDIVELANGCLCCTVADEFLPTMQALLDRPNPPDHIVIETSGLALPKPLVKAFHWPEIRSRVTVDGVVAVVDAPAAAAGRFASTPEEMARPDHDNPLEEVFEDQLACADLILLNKSDLMEAAALAVLQGDIEARLRPGVKTQPTRMSAIDPVVVLGLSAAAEEDLAARPSHHDAEDGHDHDDFESFAVRLPVVDDPAIIEARAVAAIAAHDILRLKGFLAITGKPARHVIQAVGTRVERYFDRPWKADEERVGTLVVIGRTGLDRTAIEAILRG
- a CDS encoding IS110 family transposase; the encoded protein is MSEIIRIAIDLSKGAFALHGVNADEEAILCRQLKRGQVLGFFTKLSPCLVGMEACASAHYWAREIGALGHEVVLVPPAYVKPYVKRGRKNDANDAAAICEAMARRSVPRVPVKTPEQQAVLMLHRARKMLVGQRTMLANAVRAHLAEFGIVAPCGDKALDGLIALAVDAGDLALPQLAREALGMLAAQLRDAEAKIDALEHEVLAAQRADEACRRLTSIPSIGPVTASAIAATMGDPHRFKTGRDFAAWLGLVPSQHSTGGKTALGPITKAGDRYLRSLLVVCATGMLRHRTESPWIKALLERMPARKATVAIANKLARIAWAILAHGGTYHRQAGLAA
- a CDS encoding HAMP domain-containing methyl-accepting chemotaxis protein, with translation MLARITDARITVKFFIAPLLLVACIVVLGAVFHVAMDRQERSMEGMVTVSFANSRTAAELDGMAATIESNIYRLLGWQAAREDKDRIKGLDTQVRADLKSLSEKSKALLESLKADPAVAKQVKDYTLAAADVLDMYQSDHVTALSMMGATELEYDGIRAKLRELTEKAATTAADDYRDAKATSDRTETQYFMVLAIFLGVGVVVTLVMARLTARPVTQLTGVMGRLAEGSTDVEIPSQDGKDEVGEMARAVAVFRDGMKRTAELEAQQRRQREQQAELLARREGMIGDFNGAMEKIMATVSSSIDRVHSLSNSLQATAEQTSSQGAAVASAAEHSAANVATVASAAEQLGSSVQEISRQVTETASITSEAVSGIHVANGTMDGLAEAARRIGEVVQLINDIAGQTNLLALNATIEAARAGEAGKGFAVVASEVKTLANQTARATDEIAQQIAGIQSISKEAVDTIRNVGQTIDRVNEVVSSIAAAVEEQSAATDEIVRSVQEAASGNAEITRNIADVSKAASATGEMASGMFKAADELVEEAGHLRSEVGGFLTNMRQG